In a genomic window of Thunnus thynnus chromosome 16, fThuThy2.1, whole genome shotgun sequence:
- the si:ch211-266g18.10 gene encoding axoneme-associated protein mst101(2) isoform X25 codes for MTEGDKSGPSSAASEPNAAAAAPPASSEKPKGLGLLNKLRVSVELMIALAALLSWVVVGVVMFDFVEYKAVPDIQQIITDPVQAVNDAVDEVSSLLNKFQECAPDLSDPMSAATYAADEIAEAKDGFVRYFSDEEGNFYLSYVDPVIIGRRAFHSTNDLVCGVVGSIRDTLCAIMDTIIDIILAINRGIIDLGFIDPVVIGRNVFSVTNDTVGVIMGYIQDALCFILDSVLDIMKDVQHSVGFSPMAVLKRTAEITTEQINMLVSYFSTLLMGEQGILPEVSIDPMKVVEDAVLEVSDKKDLFMAYISSMFVGDQGEPLATPVVDVVTEKDEISPADINLVRRKGEFLPPFEKVTEIMHAAKHEAVPAPEISEAPDSKMEEEEETEVPTEADGKETEEDDVKHAGLEETELEPSLKDEEILDAADSEEEKQEEAKEVDAVEEEEEEEEIKTEEDGAHMENEEEQEEEKEEGSVDTEKEEEDFKIEDDDNEQEEEEDIKTEEAEVKEEEELEEEEEAKTAENLVEYSEEEEETKTEEEVVEDEEDGEEEEEDEEEEEAAKTEEDFVEDEEEEEEEEEEAKAEEDFVEDEDEEKIEETKTEDEEEEEEEEEEEDGEEETKTEEGLGEEEEEEEEEEEEEETKLEEVLGQDEEEEEEEETKTEDMVEDEEEEEEEEEEEETKLAEALAQDEEEKESEEEEAITEEDVVEADEEEEEEEETEAAAATIDKDMETRDYDHEDDKEKDLHGDEDTDVKDQSVKTDWDDQALEEEDYKAVEEEKEEEKEPSVQHLHLEILSAEQLNDDSLVSESDDEDEEETMTSPHVHDKDEHADIVDDHDENNNNSENGKTEPKRKRKVHIPAERVRRVGSRAAHKEEHKQHDKVLKDAKERHAIKEVKDALMKDLKATEIEKEEKKENKTKVEKTVAIKPKEEKPKKEAKPEVKPTEKIPEKPKEEPQKKKVPKPSKEKKEVKKPSKEEKKEKKHLKEEKEAKKPPKEDKEVKKSPKEEKEVKKPLKEEKEVKKPLKEEKEVKKPPKEEKEVKKPPKEEKELKKPPKEEKEAKKLPKEEKEEKKPHKEEKEVKKPHRVEKEEKKHLKEEKEEKKPHKEEKEVKKPHRVEKEEKKHLEEEKEEKKPHKEEKEVKKPHRVEKEEKKHLKEEKEEKKPHKEEKEVKKPHRVEKEEKKHLKEEKEEKKPHKEEKEVKKPHRVEKEEKKHLKEEKEEKKPLKEEKEVKKPHRVEKEEKKHLKEEKEEKKPLKEEKEVKKPHRVEKEEKKHLKEEKEKKPPKEEKEVKKHLKEEKMPHNVTLFKKEREDKKPSKEETAEKKHVEKKEVKKPLKEEKEEKEAKKPSKEEKEDQKPSKEKKIQPSKKEREDEKALEEKRKMKEKVQKPSEKEKELKKLPKEEKEMKKPSAEEKPHRKEKEPTKKEKEPTELHKEEKEPAHPKVVHELKKHLREKEEELLHPKEEREPKKPSKEEKEPEKPPKKAKEVTKPPKEEKVVAKPPKVEPEKISKEKKQPVSKEVKEEKKERHLKEEVVPKKPSKEEKEPSKHPKMEEKERKGPTKKETEPKKLSKEEDREELSKEKKEVKISKVVKEVKKIHKEEHEPKKTSKKETEPTKPSKEEKEVKKAPKEDKEPAKKKDIKTEAKPQKAARGIKVVKKEVASVLKKEHLNVTKAAVEYKKPVKVLKAAKKHIIPVLKKEHMNVTKTDIDEVKEKKKTIPTKKETEVSKPKVKPTPVHKDAEVTKEKAKHAPSKKEVPKEKAKAAPAKKEAAAPKEKPEPVILKKGHGGPARNASLVKEKVKIVPMKKDVKVAKEKVKAVFAKTTAEVSKQKPKPVHIKRETAPLRIKPSLVVKEAGAPQKNVSLTKEKAKVVPLKKEAVLKEKAKAKTSQKEHEAKPVHAKKEPEATKEKPKPAHEKKVAPSKSEETKKEKVKSLLRKKEPKVPEEKVKPKAMLREKAKPVRVKKELETCKEKDKPAAVKKVMSKEKTKPVRVKKEDRVLKEIQESAKKEKSAEKKATKEEKVKAEPAVSDSFLMDEELPYFQCFFVDEDEAQFPFYAFSPL; via the exons ATGACTGAAG GGGACAAATCCGGCCCCTCGTCCGCCGCCAGTGAGCCCAATGCAGCAGCCGCAGCACCACCGGCGAGCTCTGAGAAACCTAAAGGTCTGGGGCTCCTCAATAAGCTGAGAGTGTCTGTGGAGCTGATGATTGCTCTGGCTGCTCTGCTGTCCTGGGTGGTGGTGGGAGTGGTGATGTTTGACTTTGTGGAGTACAAAGCAGTCCCTG ACATTCAGCAAATCATTACGGACCCTGTGCAAGCTGTAAATGATGCTGTTGATGAAGTATCCAGTCTGCTCAATAAGTTTCAAG AATGTGCGCCTGATTTAAGTGACCCCATGTCTGCTGCCACTTATGCGGCAGATGAAATAGCAGAAGCAAAGGATGGATTTGTTCGATATTTCTCAGATGAGGAGG GAAACTTCTACCTCAGCTACGTTGACCCTGTAATCATTGGCAGACGAGCTTTCCATTCAACTAATGACCTTGTGTGTGGAGTGGTGGGATCCATCAGGGACACACTCTGTGCTATCATGGATACTATAATTGATATTATATTGGCTATAAATAGAG gaATCATTGACCTTGGCTTCATCGACCCCGTGGTAATTGGCAGAAATGTCTTCAGTGTTACAAATGACACTGTGGGTGTAATAATGGGCTACATCCAGGATGCGCTCTGCTTCATTTTAGACAGTGTACTGGATATAATGAAAG ATGTCCAGCATTCTGTGGGATTCAGTCCTATGGCAGTCCTGAAGAGAACAGCAGAAATCACCACAGAACAGATTAACATGCTTGTGAGCTACTTCTCCACATTGCTGATGGGTGAACAAG GAATCTTGCCTGAGGTGTCCATTGACCCCATGAAAGTTGTTGAGGACGCTGTGTTGGAGGTCTCAGACAAGAAAGATTTGTTCATGGCTTATATATCAAGCATGTTCGTTGGTGATCAAG gTGAACCTCTTGCCACACCAGTTGTAGATGTAGTAACTGAAAAAg aTGAAATTTCTCCGGCTGATATTAATTTGGTCAGAAGGAAAG GTGAATTTCTGCCACCTTTCGAGAAAG TTACAGAGATCATGCACGCTGCCAAACATGAAGCTGTTCCTGCTCCAGAGATAAGTGAAGCCCCAGACTcaaagatggaggaggaggaggagactgaGGTTCCAACTGAAGCAGATGgcaaagagacagaggaagatgatg TGAAACATGCCGGCCTTGAAGAAACAGAACTCGAACCGTCACTGAAAGATGAGGAAATCCTTGATGCTGCTGACagtgaggaggagaaacaggaagaaGCAAAAGAGGTTGATGCtgtagaagaggaggaggaggaggaggagattaaAACAGAGGAGGATGGAGCACACATGGAAAatgaggaagagcaggaggaggaaaaagaggaaggaagtgTTGAcacagaaaaggaggaggaggacttcAAAATAGAGGATGATGACAacgaacaagaagaagaagaagatattaAAACAGAGGAGGCTGAAgtaaaggaagaggaggagctggaggaggaggaggaggccaaaACTGCAGAAAATTTGGTTGAatattcagaggaggaggaagaaacaaaaacagaagaagaggtggtagaagatgaggaggacggggaggaggaggaagaggatgaggaggaggaggaggcagccaAAACTGAAGAAGATTTTgtagaagatgaggaggaggaggaggaggaagaggaggaggccaaAGCTGAAGAAGATTTTGTagaagatgaggatgaggagaaaatagaagagacaaaaactgaagatgaggaggaggaggaggaggaggaggaggaggaagatggggAGGAGGAGACCAAAACTGAAGAAGGTttgggagaagaggaggaagaggaagaggaagaggaggaggaggaggagaccaAATTGGAAGAAGTTTTGGGacaagatgaggaggaagaggaggaggaggagacaaaaacagaagacatggttgaagatgaggaggaagaggaagaggaggaggaggaggaggagaccaAATTGGCAGAAGCTTTGGCAcaagatgaggaggagaaggagagtgaggaggaggaggcaatAACAGAAGAAGATGTTGTAGAGGCtgacgaggaggaagaggaggaggaggagactgaagctgctgctgccaccatTGATAAAGATATGGAGACCAGAGATTATGACCATGaagatgacaaagaaaaagatctTCATGGTGATGAAGATACTGATGTCAAAGATCAATCTGTAAAAACTGATTGGGACGATCAGGCTCTAGAGGAGGAAGATTATAAGGCAgtggaagaagagaaggaagaagaaaaagagccATCAGTCCAACATCTTCATCTTGAAATTCTGTCAGCTGAACAGCTCAATGATGACAGTTTAGTATCTGAAtctgatgatgaggatgaagaagaaaCGATGACTTCACCACATGTTCACGACAAAGACGAACACGCTGACATCGTCGATGATCACGatgagaacaacaacaacagcgaGAACGGGAAAACTGAACCTAAACGAAAGAGGAAGGTTCATATTCCCGCTGAGAGAGTCAGAAGAGTCGGATCCAGAGCTGCTCACAAAGaagaacacaaacaacatgataAAG TTCTCAAAGATGCAAAGGAAAGACACGCTATAAAAGAAGTTAAAGATGCCCTTATGAAAG ACCTAAAAGCCACAGAAAttgaaaaggaggagaaaaaggagaacaaaACCAAAGTTGAGAAAACCGTGGCGATAAAACCAAAGGAAGAAAAGCCAAAGAAGGAGGCCAAACCTGAGGTAAAACCTACTGAGAAGATACCAGAGAAGCCCAAAG AAGAACCCCAGAAGAAGAAAGTACCAAAGCCTTctaaggaaaagaaagaagtgaaGAAACCCTccaaagaagagaagaaggaaaagaagcatctaaaagaagagaaagaagccAAGAAACCACCTAAAGAAGATAAAGAAGTCAAGAAATCTCccaaagaagagaaagaagtcAAGAAACCActcaaagaagagaaagaagttaAGAAACCacttaaagaagaaaaagaagtcaAGAAACCTCccaaagaggagaaagaagtcAAGAAACCTCccaaagaggagaaagaattGAAGAAACCACccaaagaggagaaagaagccAAGAAACTACccaaagaagagaaagaggagaagaaacctcataaagaagagaaagaagtcAAGAAACCACATAGAgtagagaaagaggagaagaaacatctcaaagaagagaaagaggagaagaaacctcataaagaagagaaagaagtcAAGAAACCACATAGAgtagagaaagaggagaagaaacatctcgaagaagagaaagaggagaagaaacctcataaagaagagaaagaagtcAAGAAACCACATAGAgtagagaaagaggagaagaaacatctcaaagaagagaaagaagagaagaaacctcataaagaagagaaagaagtcAAGAAACCACATAGAgtagagaaagaggagaagaaacatctcaaagaagagaaagaggagaagaaacctcataaagaagagaaagaagtcAAGAAACCACATAGAgtagagaaagaggagaagaaacatctcaaagaagagaaagaggagaagaaacctcttaaagaagagaaagaagtcAAGAAACCACATAGAgtagagaaagaggagaagaaacatctcaaagaagagaaagaggagaagaaacctcttaaagaagagaaagaagtcAAGAAACCACATAGAgtagagaaagaggagaagaaacatctcaaagaagagaaagagaagaaacctcccaaagaagagaaagaagtgaAGAAACATCTCAAAGAAGAGAAGATGCCACACAACGTGACACTTTTCAAGAAGGAGAGGGAAGACAAGAAGCCTTCTAAGGAAGAGACAGCGGAGAAGAAGCATGTggagaaaaaagaagtgaagaaaCCTCtaaaagaagagaaggaggaaaaagaagcGAAGAAGCCCTctaaagaagagaaagaagatcAAAAGCCatctaaagaaaagaaaatacagccgtccaagaaagagagggaagacgAGAAGGCTCttgaagaaaagagaaaaatgaaggaaaaagttCAAAAGCCTTCCGAAAAGGAAAAAGAACTGAAGAAGCTTCctaaagaagagaaagaaatgaagaaacCTTCTGCGGAGGAAAAACCTCACCGAAAAGAGAAAGAACCaactaaaaaggaaaaagaaccAACAGAACTCcacaaagaagagaaagaacCAGCACATCCTAAAGTGGTACATGAACTCAAAAAGCATctcagagaaaaggaggaagaattACTGCAtccaaaagaagaaagagaaccAAAGAAGCcctcaaaagaagaaaaagaaccaGAAAAACCACCTAAGAAGGCCAAAGAAGTAACAAAGCCTCcaaaagaagagaaagtagTAGCAAAACCTCCAAAAGTAGAACCAGAAAAGATctcaaaagagaagaaacaaccAGTTTCTAAAGAggtgaaagaggaaaagaaagagaggcaTCTCAAAGAAGAGGTAGTACCAAAGAAACCAtctaaagaagaaaaagagccTTCAAAACATcctaaaatggaagaaaaagaaagaaaagggcCTACCAAAAAAGAGACAGAACCAAAGAAGCTGtctaaagaagaagacagagaggaactgtccaaagaaaagaaagaggttAAGATTTCTAAAGTAGTAAAAGAGGTCAAGAAGATTCACAAAGAAGAACATGAACCAAAGAAGACCTCTAAGAAGGAAACTGAACCAACAAAGCCTTctaaagaggagaaagaagtcAAGAAGGCTCCCAAAGAAGACAAAGAACCTGCAAAGAAGAAAGACATTAAGACAG aagctaaaccCCAAAAGGCTGCAAGAGGAATTAAAGTAGTCAAGAAGGAGGTTGCATCTGTCCTGAAGAAGGAACATCTTAATGTAACAAAAGCAG CTGTTGAATACAAGAAGCCTGTAAAGGTCCTGAAAGCTGCTAAAAAGCACATAATCCCTGTCCTGAAAAAGGAACATATGAATGTCACAAAAACAG ATATTGATGAagtgaaggaaaagaaaaaaacaatcccAACAAAGAAAG AAACTGAAGTTTCTAAACCAAAGGTCAAACCTACACCTGTTCATAAAG ATGCTGAAGTTACCAAAGAAAAAGCCAAACATGCTCCTTCAAAGAAGG AAGTTCCAAAGGAAAAGGCCAAAGCAGCTCCGGCTAAGAAAG AGGCAGCTGCTCCAAAAGAAAAGCCTGAGCCAGTTATCTTGAAAAAAG GACATGGAGGCCCTGCCAGAAATGCCTCCCTGGTGAAAGAGAAAGTCAAAATAGTGCCTATGAAGAAAG ATGTCAAGGTGGCAAAGGAGAAAGTCAAAGCAGTATTTGCAAAGACAA cagCTGAGGTTTCAAAACAGAAGCCCAAACCAGTTCATATAAAGAGGG AAACTGCTCCACTCAGGATAAAACCATCTCTGGTAGTCAAAG AAGCAGGAGCCCCACAGAAAAATGTCTCTCTAACAAAGGAAAAAGCGAAGGTGGTGCCATTGAAGAAAG AAGCTGTTCTGAAAGAAAAGGCAAAAGCAAAAACTTCACAGAAAG AACATGAGGCTAAGCCAGTTCATGCCAAAAAAG AGCCGGAGGCTACAAAGGAGAAGCCTAAACCAGCTCATGAAAAGAAAG taGCTCCTTCTAAAtcagaggaaacaaagaaagaaaaggtcaAATCACTCCTAAGGAAAAAAG AGCCAAAAGTCCCAGAGGAGAAAGTCAAACCAAAAG CCATGTTGAGGGAAAAGGCCAAGCCAGTCCGTGTGAAGAAAG AACTGGAGACTtgtaaagaaaaagacaaacctGCTGCAGTGAAGAAAG TCATGTCTAAGGAAAAGACCAAACCAGTCCGTGTGAAGAAAG AAGACAGAGTTCTTAAAGAGATACAGGAGTCGGCAAAGAAAG aaaaatcTGCTGAGAAGAAAGCTACCAAAGAGGAAAAAGTAAAAG CAGAGCCGGCTGTATCAGACAGCTTTCTTATGGATG AAGAGCTGCCCTACTTCCAGTGTTTCTTTGTGGACGAGGATGAGGCCCAGTTTCCATTCTATGCCTTCTCACCATTGTAG